In the Chroococcidiopsis sp. SAG 2025 genome, one interval contains:
- a CDS encoding ABC transporter ATP-binding protein, which translates to MESEDIKSQPMPLLSASGLTKSFGGIKAVDNADLEVAKGSITGLIGPNGAGKTTLFNLLSNFIRPDRGWVIFDGAPVQQLRTYQIALQGMVRTFQVARTLSRLTVLENMMLGAQKQDGENFWRLQFQPWAIAKEQQILREQAITLLESVGLAHMAHEYAGALSGGQRKLLEMARALMTQPKLILLDEPAAGVNPKLIEQICDRILTWNREGMTFLIIEHNMDVIMSLCDRVWVMAEGRNLAHGSPEEMQQHPQVLEAYLGK; encoded by the coding sequence ATGGAATCCGAAGACATAAAATCCCAACCAATGCCACTATTATCAGCTAGCGGTCTTACCAAAAGTTTTGGCGGGATTAAGGCTGTGGATAATGCCGATCTCGAAGTGGCGAAAGGGAGTATTACGGGATTAATTGGTCCCAATGGCGCGGGTAAGACAACTCTATTTAACTTACTGTCAAATTTTATTCGTCCCGATCGCGGCTGGGTAATTTTTGACGGCGCGCCAGTGCAGCAATTGAGAACCTATCAAATTGCCCTACAGGGTATGGTACGCACGTTTCAAGTCGCACGGACGCTTTCGCGGCTAACAGTACTAGAAAATATGATGTTGGGAGCGCAAAAGCAAGACGGAGAGAACTTTTGGCGGTTGCAATTTCAACCTTGGGCGATCGCTAAAGAACAGCAAATCCTGCGAGAACAGGCGATAACGCTACTAGAGTCGGTGGGCTTGGCGCATATGGCGCACGAGTATGCGGGGGCGCTATCGGGAGGACAGCGCAAGTTATTGGAAATGGCAAGGGCGTTGATGACGCAACCCAAGTTAATTTTGTTAGACGAACCTGCGGCAGGTGTCAATCCGAAATTGATCGAACAAATTTGCGATCGCATTCTGACTTGGAACCGCGAAGGTATGACATTTTTGATTATCGAACACAACATGGATGTGATTATGTCCCTGTGCGATCGCGTTTGGGTCATGGCAGAGGGGCGTAACTTAGCTCATGGTAGCCCAGAGGAAATGCAACAACATCCTCAAGTTCTAGAAGCATATTTAGGTAAATAA
- a CDS encoding IS4 family transposase codes for MEQAIAKTKVCEQRKRSLPAQLVICLVIAMSLWSRDSMRDVLKNLIDGLSEAWVKVGKYWRVFCKSAITQARQRLSPRVMSQLFHQLVRPMASTDTKGAFLNGLRIVVIDRTCFDLPDSDENARVFGRPSSRPGTQAAFPKLRLVILVEAGTHLIFDALMCPYRIGERVRALRLLRSVSSGMLLMWDRGLHSYAMVQATVTTGSDYLGRIPANVKFLCEEPLADGSYLSWIYPPAKFRSKACQPIQVRVIEYTIGNTDNPEEQLRYRLITSLLELEKFPAQLLAIEYHQRWEVENTIDELKVHLSGRKTHIRSQKPREVVQEVYGWLLGHWAVRLLMFQAAKSAGITPLRLSFTGTLRVIRRAIPKFQRLQSQELPFF; via the coding sequence ATCGAGCAAGCGATCGCTAAAACTAAAGTTTGTGAACAACGTAAACGCTCGTTACCAGCACAATTGGTAATTTGTTTGGTAATTGCGATGAGTCTGTGGTCACGAGATTCGATGAGAGATGTGCTGAAAAACTTAATTGATGGGCTGAGCGAAGCATGGGTGAAAGTGGGGAAATACTGGCGAGTTTTTTGTAAATCAGCAATAACGCAAGCCCGACAACGATTAAGTCCAAGGGTGATGAGTCAATTGTTCCATCAACTGGTGCGACCAATGGCTAGCACCGATACCAAAGGAGCATTTCTCAATGGATTGCGAATTGTGGTAATTGATCGGACTTGCTTCGATCTGCCAGACAGCGATGAAAATGCGAGAGTTTTTGGTCGTCCGAGCAGCCGTCCTGGCACACAAGCCGCATTTCCCAAACTGCGATTAGTCATTTTGGTAGAAGCAGGAACACATTTAATCTTTGATGCATTGATGTGTCCATATCGAATAGGAGAACGAGTGCGGGCATTAAGATTATTACGCTCCGTGAGTTCAGGGATGTTGTTGATGTGGGACAGAGGGTTACATTCTTATGCAATGGTGCAAGCAACTGTCACAACTGGTAGCGATTATTTAGGAAGAATTCCCGCAAATGTCAAGTTTTTGTGCGAAGAACCACTGGCGGATGGTTCTTATCTGAGTTGGATTTATCCACCTGCTAAATTCCGCTCAAAAGCTTGCCAGCCCATACAAGTCCGAGTGATTGAATACACAATTGGTAATACCGACAACCCAGAGGAACAACTAAGATATCGCTTAATTACCAGCTTATTGGAATTGGAGAAATTTCCGGCTCAACTACTGGCGATTGAATATCATCAACGCTGGGAAGTAGAAAATACTATTGATGAACTCAAAGTACATTTATCAGGACGAAAAACTCATATTCGCTCTCAAAAACCGCGTGAAGTTGTGCAGGAAGTTTACGGGTGGTTGTTAGGACACTGGGCTGTGCGGTTATTGATGTTTCAAGCTGCAAAGAGCGCGGGTATCACTCCTTTGCGTCTGAGTTTCACTGGGACATTGCGAGTTATTCGTCGTGCTATCCCGAAATTTCAACGCTTGCAATCACAAGAACTCCCCTTTTTTTAA
- a CDS encoding adenosine deaminase, with translation MNSFFCQIPKAELHIHIEGSLEPEMMFALADRNNIQLPYKSVEEIRAAYNFQNLQSFLDLYYAGMSVLQTEQDFYDLTWAYMQKASAQNVRHAEIFFDPQGHTSRGVSFETVHQGIYRALQKAQQELGISSYLILCFLRHLSAESAMEALEQALPYKKTIPAVGLDSSEVGNPPSKFQKVFDKAREEGFRTVAHAGEEGPPEYIWEAINLLGVSRIDHGVRCIEDPKLLEYLIEKQIPLTVCPLSNIKLCVFDSMAKHNIKQLLDMGLCVTVNSDDPSYFGGYVAENLQEIESALNLSRQDIYKLVKNSFQATFLSVEEKQTRIAELDEFMMK, from the coding sequence ATGAATTCATTCTTTTGCCAAATTCCTAAAGCCGAGTTGCACATTCATATTGAAGGTTCCCTCGAACCAGAAATGATGTTTGCATTAGCCGATCGCAACAACATTCAACTACCCTATAAGTCGGTAGAAGAGATTCGGGCGGCTTACAACTTTCAAAATTTGCAATCATTTCTCGATCTCTATTATGCAGGAATGAGCGTGTTGCAAACAGAACAAGATTTCTACGATTTAACTTGGGCATACATGCAAAAAGCATCTGCTCAAAATGTGCGCCACGCTGAAATCTTTTTCGATCCTCAAGGTCATACGTCTAGAGGGGTTTCGTTTGAAACGGTTCATCAAGGAATTTATCGCGCTTTACAGAAAGCACAACAAGAACTCGGCATTTCTTCTTATTTGATTCTCTGCTTTTTACGCCATTTAAGTGCTGAATCGGCAATGGAAGCTTTGGAACAAGCTTTACCTTACAAAAAGACAATTCCAGCCGTAGGCTTGGACTCTTCAGAAGTCGGAAATCCACCTTCAAAATTTCAAAAAGTCTTTGATAAAGCCCGAGAAGAAGGATTTCGTACCGTTGCTCACGCAGGCGAAGAAGGACCACCAGAATATATTTGGGAAGCCATAAATCTTTTAGGCGTATCTCGGATCGATCACGGTGTACGCTGCATCGAGGACCCGAAGTTATTAGAATATTTGATTGAGAAACAAATTCCTCTGACTGTCTGTCCGCTATCTAATATTAAACTTTGTGTTTTCGATTCGATGGCAAAGCACAACATTAAACAATTATTAGACATGGGATTGTGCGTGACAGTAAATTCTGACGATCCATCTTATTTTGGCGGCTACGTGGCTGAGAATTTACAGGAAATAGAATCAGCTTTAAATTTGAGCAGACAAGATATTTATAAATTAGTCAAAAATTCCTTTCAAGCAACATTTTTAAGTGTAGAAGAGAAGCAGACTCGAATTGCTGAATTAGATGAGTTTATGATGAAGTAA
- a CDS encoding branched-chain amino acid ABC transporter permease, which translates to MLDLNALMNDPTIIGWVAYILFLTVSTAIFALFSLGLNLQWGLTGLINFGLVAFMTLGAYTTVLLSMYGVPLVIATLAGALVAALLGWLIGLSTLRLREDYLAIVTIGVSELIRLVVNNQDLPTPNTPTPGAFGLQGYPLPLTDFNPDTVMKWIMVGLLTLVVGVCYWKLWKWVIKGRGERSEGREDKKKLSILNLVMRIIIGLVTTLLIFVPYASGAIGLYNFTDYEKSGLMLISVLVLAFVVWRLEVLARSPWGRVLKAIREDEEVARALGKNVFWYKLQALMLGGAIAGISGALYAWQQTSVYPNDFQPQTTFDAWIMVILGGAGNNFGTILGAVVFFAYDSATRFVLPKIVPLDDVRLSAFRIMVIGLLLMILMIWRPQGILGKKEELTLGK; encoded by the coding sequence ATGTTAGATTTAAATGCCCTGATGAACGACCCAACAATTATCGGTTGGGTTGCCTATATCTTGTTTCTGACAGTTTCTACAGCAATTTTTGCCCTGTTCAGCTTGGGGTTAAACTTGCAATGGGGTTTAACGGGGTTAATTAACTTTGGTCTGGTTGCTTTCATGACTTTGGGAGCATACACGACTGTATTATTAAGTATGTATGGAGTTCCCCTAGTCATAGCAACGCTAGCCGGAGCTTTGGTAGCTGCTCTACTAGGATGGTTGATTGGTTTATCAACACTAAGGTTGCGAGAAGACTACTTAGCAATTGTCACGATTGGGGTATCGGAACTCATTCGCTTGGTGGTCAACAATCAAGATTTGCCAACTCCTAATACTCCCACACCTGGGGCTTTTGGATTGCAGGGATATCCTCTACCATTAACAGATTTTAACCCCGACACGGTGATGAAATGGATAATGGTAGGGCTACTAACATTAGTTGTTGGTGTGTGTTACTGGAAACTTTGGAAATGGGTGATTAAGGGGCGAGGAGAGAGGAGTGAGGGGCGAGAAGATAAGAAAAAGCTGTCGATACTAAATCTAGTCATGAGAATAATTATAGGTTTAGTGACGACGCTGTTAATTTTTGTTCCCTACGCATCTGGAGCTATTGGACTATACAACTTCACCGACTACGAAAAATCGGGATTGATGCTGATCTCGGTGTTGGTGTTAGCTTTTGTCGTGTGGCGTTTGGAAGTGTTAGCGCGATCGCCCTGGGGAAGGGTATTAAAAGCAATTCGCGAAGATGAGGAAGTTGCCCGCGCTTTAGGAAAAAACGTCTTTTGGTATAAATTGCAAGCGTTAATGTTAGGCGGGGCGATCGCTGGGATTTCTGGTGCTTTGTATGCATGGCAGCAAACTTCAGTTTACCCAAATGATTTTCAGCCGCAGACAACTTTTGATGCTTGGATTATGGTGATCTTAGGTGGTGCGGGTAACAACTTCGGTACGATCCTCGGCGCAGTTGTTTTCTTTGCTTACGACAGCGCCACCCGTTTTGTCTTACCCAAAATCGTACCCCTCGATGACGTGCGCCTGAGTGCGTTTCGGATTATGGTTATCGGCTTACTACTGATGATACTGATGATTTGGCGACCGCAAGGAATATTAGGTAAAAAAGAAGAATTAACACTTGGAAAGTAG
- a CDS encoding NCS2 family permease, with amino-acid sequence MSSDTDRLELQQPPTPQYTGWQAAIARFFKFDLYRTNFRIETLAGLTTFMTMAYILVVNPLILSDAIFLQQPKDLFAEQVFATAVSAAIGTLVMAFVANYPFALAPGMGLNAFFAYSVVLTLKIDWRLALAAVFAEGLIFIALTLTNVRSQIVNAIPMSLKTATSVGIGLFIAYIGISGDPKTGGAGLIIASEVTKTTLGSFREPNTLLAVAGIIITTAFLVRRVKGALLWGVLATALLGWIVGVTPPPKGIFQIPTLPTDLIGQGIFGLSRLTANNFLDFIAVLLVFLFVDIFDTVGTLSGVSMKAGYIKEDGKLPRVNQALFADAVGTTAGALIGTSTVTTYAESAAGVSEGGRTGFTAAIVGVLFILAIFLVPLFEAIPAYATTPALVITGVLMMTGVSDIRWGDVAEAVPAFLTILFMPLAYSIATGLAVGFITYPIAKALQGKAHEVTIATWILAAVFVIRFMFMTLRFGTSE; translated from the coding sequence ATGAGCAGCGATACAGATCGATTAGAACTACAACAACCACCTACGCCACAGTATACGGGTTGGCAAGCAGCGATCGCTCGTTTTTTTAAATTTGACCTGTATAGAACTAACTTTCGGATCGAGACTCTGGCAGGATTGACAACCTTTATGACGATGGCATACATCCTTGTCGTCAATCCCTTAATTTTGTCAGATGCAATTTTTCTACAGCAGCCAAAAGATTTATTTGCCGAACAAGTCTTTGCTACCGCAGTGTCAGCGGCAATTGGGACGCTCGTAATGGCATTTGTTGCCAACTATCCCTTTGCCCTTGCCCCAGGCATGGGATTAAACGCCTTTTTTGCCTATTCCGTCGTTTTAACCCTAAAAATCGATTGGCGTTTGGCGCTGGCGGCTGTATTTGCCGAAGGATTGATTTTTATCGCCCTCACGCTCACCAACGTTCGCAGTCAAATTGTCAATGCCATTCCCATGTCGCTGAAAACAGCAACATCCGTAGGGATTGGTTTATTTATTGCCTATATTGGGATATCTGGCGATCCGAAAACTGGAGGTGCTGGGCTAATTATTGCCAGCGAAGTGACAAAAACAACCCTCGGTAGCTTCAGAGAACCTAATACTCTACTAGCTGTTGCCGGAATTATTATTACTACAGCTTTTTTAGTGCGCCGCGTTAAGGGGGCATTACTCTGGGGAGTACTCGCCACCGCCTTACTTGGTTGGATTGTAGGCGTTACACCCCCGCCCAAAGGAATTTTCCAGATCCCTACTTTACCGACAGATCTCATCGGACAAGGCATTTTCGGTTTATCGCGATTAACTGCTAACAACTTTCTCGACTTTATTGCTGTACTTTTGGTGTTCTTGTTTGTCGATATTTTCGATACCGTTGGTACTCTGTCTGGAGTCAGCATGAAGGCAGGATACATTAAAGAGGATGGAAAACTACCGCGAGTCAATCAAGCACTGTTTGCCGATGCAGTAGGAACAACAGCTGGAGCGCTAATCGGTACGTCTACAGTCACTACATATGCTGAATCAGCCGCAGGCGTATCGGAAGGGGGGCGCACGGGTTTCACAGCTGCGATCGTGGGTGTATTATTTATCCTGGCGATCTTCTTAGTTCCTTTGTTCGAGGCAATTCCCGCCTACGCCACCACGCCCGCCCTAGTCATTACAGGCGTGTTAATGATGACAGGTGTATCAGATATTCGTTGGGGTGACGTAGCTGAAGCTGTTCCAGCATTTTTGACAATTCTATTTATGCCCCTTGCCTACTCAATTGCTACTGGATTAGCAGTTGGTTTTATTACCTATCCAATTGCCAAAGCACTGCAAGGTAAAGCCCACGAAGTTACGATCGCAACTTGGATTTTAGCCGCAGTCTTCGTGATTCGATTTATGTTCATGACATTACGCTTCGGTACATCTGAATAA
- the hpt gene encoding hypoxanthine phosphoribosyltransferase, giving the protein MDEKLVPLISQSEIATTVQRLARELDRDYQNSFPIVIGVLKGSFIFLADLIRQMQTPICNVELIRLSSYGCSTTSSGEVKMLMGLDEEIINNKNVILVEDIVDTGLSTSKAIEILKTHNPSSLKLCALLDKPSRRKVQVEIDYLGIEIPDRFIIGYGIDMNEKYRQLPAIYAIEE; this is encoded by the coding sequence ATGGATGAAAAACTCGTTCCACTTATTTCTCAGTCAGAAATAGCAACAACAGTACAGCGATTAGCGCGGGAGTTGGATCGAGATTATCAAAACAGCTTTCCAATTGTTATTGGTGTTTTGAAAGGATCGTTTATCTTTCTTGCCGATTTGATCCGGCAGATGCAAACTCCAATTTGTAATGTCGAACTGATCCGATTATCTAGCTATGGTTGTTCTACCACTAGTTCGGGTGAAGTCAAGATGTTAATGGGTTTGGATGAAGAAATTATTAACAACAAGAATGTTATTTTAGTTGAAGATATTGTCGATACTGGGTTGTCAACGTCAAAAGCAATAGAAATATTGAAAACTCATAATCCATCCTCGCTCAAACTTTGCGCTTTACTTGATAAACCCTCACGTCGTAAAGTTCAAGTTGAAATCGATTATTTGGGAATTGAAATTCCCGATCGCTTTATTATTGGTTACGGTATTGACATGAACGAAAAGTATCGGCAATTGCCAGCAATCTATGCGATCGAGGAATAA
- a CDS encoding IS701 family transposase, protein MKDQVPAAMPQCFENWCRRFDDVFSRQKQRQEFRVYLGGLLGESQRKNLSQLVTNTVDGSYNSLRHFLNNAPWDEVKLNNRRLEVMHQCRQTTPSQGFTLIVDDSGHRKSGAATDGVGRQYIGEIGKTDNGIVLLTTYLYDGVRRLPLDVALYQHASLFEQGKADPNFQKKPDLALDLVDQCLKRGYRPGVTVIDAGYGNNTPFLKQLESRNLTYVAAIAKNRQVTAQTSGDESARKQGLEAIAQTLAVEQFTPVQLNLEQPRTVWVALLPVHVPKLEGTRWLAIQLNASSFEQATEVDYFLTNASDNQVSAAWVAQTYSARNWVEVFYREAKGWLGLSEYQVRDALSMKRHWVLVFIAYTFILWHQLTGGFRRRWATKPLQTFAEALEAFRTAVEFRLVRWLNEHVDVFASHRAKFGYIWA, encoded by the coding sequence GTGAAAGATCAAGTACCAGCAGCGATGCCGCAGTGCTTTGAGAACTGGTGTCGTCGGTTTGATGATGTATTTTCGCGTCAGAAGCAGCGGCAGGAATTTCGTGTTTATCTAGGGGGACTGCTGGGTGAGAGTCAGCGCAAAAACCTGAGCCAACTGGTCACAAATACAGTAGATGGCTCCTACAACAGCCTCAGACATTTTCTCAACAATGCCCCTTGGGATGAAGTCAAGCTAAATAATCGGCGGTTGGAGGTGATGCACCAGTGTCGCCAGACGACCCCGAGTCAAGGTTTCACATTGATTGTAGATGATTCGGGACATCGCAAAAGTGGTGCGGCTACTGATGGGGTAGGACGGCAGTACATTGGGGAGATTGGCAAGACTGACAATGGTATTGTGCTGCTGACTACCTACTTGTATGATGGAGTGCGACGTCTGCCGTTAGATGTTGCACTCTATCAACACGCAAGTTTATTCGAGCAAGGCAAGGCAGACCCCAACTTCCAGAAAAAACCTGACCTGGCTCTAGACTTGGTTGACCAATGCTTGAAGCGCGGTTATCGACCGGGTGTGACTGTAATTGATGCAGGCTACGGTAATAACACGCCTTTTCTCAAGCAGTTGGAGTCGAGAAACCTAACTTACGTGGCAGCAATCGCCAAAAACCGCCAAGTTACTGCTCAAACATCAGGTGATGAGTCTGCTCGTAAGCAGGGATTAGAAGCTATTGCTCAAACCTTGGCAGTGGAGCAGTTCACACCTGTGCAACTCAATCTGGAGCAGCCCCGGACAGTTTGGGTGGCGCTGTTACCAGTTCACGTTCCGAAGCTCGAAGGCACTCGCTGGCTGGCGATTCAACTCAATGCCTCTAGTTTCGAGCAAGCGACGGAGGTGGATTACTTTCTCACCAATGCCTCTGACAACCAAGTCAGTGCGGCTTGGGTAGCTCAAACATATTCTGCTCGCAACTGGGTGGAGGTCTTCTATCGAGAAGCCAAGGGCTGGTTGGGTTTGAGTGAGTATCAAGTTCGGGATGCTCTGAGTATGAAGCGTCATTGGGTTTTAGTGTTCATCGCTTACACCTTCATCCTTTGGCATCAGTTGACCGGCGGATTCCGCAGACGTTGGGCAACCAAACCCTTACAAACCTTTGCCGAAGCATTGGAGGCATTCCGCACCGCAGTCGAGTTTCGTTTGGTCCGCTGGCTTAATGAGCATGTTGATGTATTTGCCTCTCACAGAGCTAAGTTCGGCTATATTTGGGCTTAG
- a CDS encoding addiction module protein, with product MLSIERLLEEALSLPGESRALLAEKLVESLEFDADPRVQAAWINEAKQRRDEIQKGTVLSISGDEALAHVRRLLE from the coding sequence ATGCTATCTATCGAGAGGCTTTTAGAAGAAGCATTATCCTTACCAGGTGAATCAAGGGCGCTTTTAGCAGAAAAATTAGTAGAAAGCTTAGAGTTTGATGCAGATCCAAGGGTTCAAGCAGCTTGGATTAACGAAGCGAAACAGCGGCGAGACGAAATCCAAAAAGGTACTGTTCTATCTATTTCGGGAGATGAAGCTTTAGCGCATGTGAGGCGGCTGCTGGAGTAA
- a CDS encoding glucose-6-phosphate isomerase produces MDAAALWQRYQDWLYYHAGLGFYVDISRMRFDDAFVEGLQPKLEKAFADMAALEAGAIANPDENRMVGHYWLRDPDLAPTPEIKQEIVESVDQIETFARKIHSGAIHPPQAPRYTDIISIGIGGSALGPEFVAEALAPDFPPLAIHFIDNTDPAGIDRVLTRVRNRLTSTLVIVISKSGGTPEPRNGTIELKAAYAGHNLDFTKHAIAITTPDSKLDRQAKSEGWLATFPMFDWVGGRTSELSAVGLLPAALQGIDIRAMLTGAKEMDVATRVADLKTNPAALLALSWYYSGNGRGEKDMVVLPYKDSLLLFSRYLQQLVMESLGKEKDLDGNIVHQGIAVYGNKGSTDQHAYVQQLREGVPNFFATFIEVLEDRSGSSPEIDPGATVGDYLSGFLQGTRQALYEKQRDSITITIPQVNPHTVGALIALYERAVGFYGSLVNINAYHQPGVEAGKKAAAVVLDLQKQVLQVLQEAKTPLSLSQIAEKAAAADQIEAIYKILRHLQVNRRGVTMQGDPAHPDSLTFSAN; encoded by the coding sequence ATGGATGCTGCGGCACTTTGGCAACGCTATCAAGACTGGCTCTATTATCACGCCGGACTCGGATTTTACGTAGATATCAGTCGGATGCGATTTGACGATGCATTTGTAGAGGGGTTGCAGCCCAAGTTAGAGAAAGCATTTGCGGATATGGCGGCTTTAGAAGCAGGGGCGATCGCTAATCCTGACGAAAATCGGATGGTAGGACATTACTGGCTGCGCGATCCCGATCTGGCTCCAACTCCAGAAATTAAACAAGAGATTGTTGAATCTGTAGACCAAATTGAAACCTTTGCCCGAAAAATTCATAGCGGAGCAATTCATCCGCCTCAAGCACCCCGCTACACTGATATTATCTCTATTGGGATTGGCGGCTCGGCACTCGGTCCCGAATTTGTCGCTGAAGCTTTGGCTCCTGATTTTCCTCCCCTGGCGATTCACTTCATTGACAACACCGATCCAGCGGGGATCGATCGCGTGTTAACGCGGGTGAGAAATCGTCTCACCAGCACTTTAGTTATCGTCATTTCCAAATCTGGAGGCACGCCAGAACCGCGTAACGGCACGATTGAACTCAAAGCAGCCTATGCAGGTCACAATTTGGACTTTACCAAACACGCGATCGCTATCACTACCCCCGACAGCAAACTCGACCGACAGGCAAAATCAGAAGGCTGGCTAGCCACTTTCCCCATGTTTGACTGGGTGGGGGGACGCACTTCAGAACTATCCGCCGTCGGCTTACTACCAGCCGCTTTGCAGGGCATTGATATCCGCGCTATGCTGACTGGCGCAAAAGAAATGGATGTAGCAACCCGCGTTGCCGATCTCAAAACCAATCCCGCCGCCCTACTTGCCCTCAGTTGGTATTACTCTGGGAACGGACGCGGTGAAAAAGATATGGTGGTGCTGCCCTATAAAGACAGCCTCTTACTATTTTCCCGTTACTTGCAGCAATTGGTGATGGAATCTCTGGGTAAAGAAAAAGACCTCGACGGTAACATCGTCCACCAAGGAATCGCCGTCTATGGTAACAAAGGTTCGACCGACCAACATGCCTACGTCCAGCAATTGCGCGAAGGCGTACCTAACTTCTTTGCTACCTTTATCGAAGTCTTGGAAGACCGTTCGGGGTCCTCGCCAGAAATCGATCCAGGTGCAACTGTTGGAGATTATCTCTCTGGCTTCCTCCAAGGAACCCGCCAAGCCTTGTATGAAAAACAGCGCGATTCCATTACCATTACCATTCCCCAGGTCAACCCCCACACAGTAGGCGCATTAATTGCCCTATACGAAAGAGCTGTAGGTTTTTATGGTTCGCTAGTGAATATTAACGCCTACCACCAACCAGGCGTAGAAGCAGGGAAAAAAGCAGCCGCCGTGGTGTTAGATTTGCAAAAACAAGTCTTGCAAGTCCTGCAAGAGGCTAAAACTCCTTTATCTCTGTCACAAATTGCCGAGAAAGCCGCAGCAGCAGACCAAATTGAGGCAATTTATAAAATTCTGCGCCATCTGCAAGTAAATCGGAGAGGGGTGACGATGCAAGGAGATCCCGCCCACCCTGATAGTTTGACGTTTTCTGCCAATTAA
- a CDS encoding type II toxin-antitoxin system RelE/ParE family toxin, with translation MRYVFHPEALAEYAAAVQYYAENRTEVAQAFIDAVEDAIYRIRESPTRWRVIDEDIRRCLTRKFPYGILYTVESEYILILAVMHCSRKPGYWKERPETKPLDD, from the coding sequence ATGAGATATGTATTTCACCCTGAAGCACTTGCTGAATATGCCGCAGCTGTTCAATACTATGCTGAGAATCGTACTGAAGTAGCGCAAGCGTTTATTGATGCTGTCGAGGACGCAATCTATAGAATTAGGGAATCGCCTACTCGTTGGCGCGTTATTGATGAAGATATTCGGAGATGTCTGACGCGAAAATTTCCCTATGGAATTCTTTACACAGTTGAGTCAGAATATATTCTTATCCTAGCTGTTATGCATTGCAGCCGAAAACCTGGCTATTGGAAAGAGCGCCCGGAAACAAAACCTCTAGATGATTAA